From Camelina sativa cultivar DH55 chromosome 7, Cs, whole genome shotgun sequence, one genomic window encodes:
- the LOC104701049 gene encoding peptide chain release factor PrfB2, chloroplastic, with the protein MLSLIIRRSRSRFIHGTKIASSILSSCNSVSDADSVLVSRRSFNSTPASSYFGKISNLNQNQNHAYSRNSFVSTTRSLSSEAVAVASTCDGLTVERIIAYQWPILDESESDWKSHAAAIAQSIQVIKRRLQWKKLLVRLRVLSAELDKPDLWNDPNHAGKISREHGSLTGKMKGVMTFERELLEHIDMLKLAKEENDSELESETLKALIDMRRVSKEKELEALLSAENDPCSCYIEVQAGAGGTESNDWASMVMEMYKTWAQRRKFSVTVVDEAPGEIAGIKRATIKVNGEYAYGYAKAEVGVHRLVRISPFDSGKRRHTSFAAVAVIPILGDGSTRVQINDSDLRIERFRSGGAGGQHANTTDSAVRIIHIPTGITATCQNERSQHMNKASAMAVLQSRLDQLEMARQTAMNAQHTQSLTEISWGNQIRTYVLHPYRMVKDLRTNYEVSDPDSVLEGDLDGFILSFLSSSLDKDDLGH; encoded by the exons ATGTTATCGTTAATCATCAGAAGATCTCGAAGCAGATTCATCCATGGAACCAAGATCGCAAGTAGTATTCTCTCTTCTTGCAACTCTGTCTCCGATGCTGATTCAGTTTTGGTTTCTAGAAGAAGCTTCAATTCAACACCTGCGTCAAGCTATTTCGGAAAAATCTCTAACctgaatcagaatcagaatcacgCTTATTCCAGGAATAGTTTCGTTTCCACGACTCGATCACTGAGCTCAGAAGCTGTAGCTGTGGCTTCGACTTGTGATGGACTTACAGTAGAACGAATCATAGCTTATCAATGGCCGATTTTAGATGAGAGTGAAAGTGATTGGAAGAGCCACGCTGCAGCGATCGCACAGTCTATTCAAGTCATCAAGAGACGATTACAG TGGAAGAAACTCTTGGTGAGGCTGAGAGTGTTATCTGCAGAGCTGGATAAGCCTGATCTTTGGAACGATCCGAATCATGCTGGTAAGATAAGCCGGGAGCACGGTTCGCTTACGGGGAAAATGAAAGGAGTTATGACTTTTGAGAGAGAACTGCTTGAACACATTGACATGTTAAAACTCGCTAAAGAGGAGAATGATTCAGAGTTAGAATCG GAAACTTTGAAGgcattgattgatatgagaagggtttcaaaagagaaagaacttgAGGCTTTATTATCTGCGGAGAATGATCCTTGTTCCTGTTATATTGAG GTTCAAGCTGGAGCTGGAGGAACAGAGAGCAATGACTGGGCATCAATGGTAATGGAAATGTATAAAACATGGGCTCAAAGACGCAAATTCTCAGTCACTGTTGTTGATGAAGCGCCTGGAGAGATTGCAGGAATCAAG CGTGCGACAATCAAAGTGAACGGAGAATACGCATATGGATACGCCAAAGCAGAAGTTGGAGTTCATAGGCTAGTTCGTATTTCCCCATTTGACAGTGGAAAACGGAGGCACACTTCGTTTGCGGCGGTTGCGGTGATTCCAATTCTAGGTGATGGGTCGACCCGTGTGCAGATCAATGACTCGGATCTCCGGATAGAGCGGTTTCGTTCTGGAGGAGCCGGTGGACAGCACGCTAACACCACCGACAGTGCTGTGAGAATCATTCACATACCAACTGGCATAACAGCAACTTGTCAGAACGAAAG GTCGCAGCATATGAACAAGGCTTCAGCAATGGCGGTACTACAATCACGGTTAGACCAACTGGAGATGGCTCGTCAGACAGCAATGAATGCTCAACATACACAATCACTTACCGAGATCAGCTGGGGAAACCAGATAAGAACTTATGTTCTCCAT ccATACAGAATGGTGAAGGATCTGAGAACAAACTACGAGGTCTCGGATCCGGACTCGGTTCTTGAAGGAGACTTGGATGGTTTCATCTTGagcttcttatcttcttctttagacAAAGATGATCTAGGACATTAA